TATGGTTTTGCAACCGAGAGCGAGAAGGCCTGGTTCAATCTGCTGTCGACTGTTCAGGGCGTGGGTGCCCGGGTGGCGCTGTCGATCCTGTCGGTGCTGTCGCCATCAGAACTGTCGAGCGCCATTGCGCTGCAGGACAAGGCGATGATTGGCCGCGCCAATGGTGTGGGTCCCAAGCTGGCGGTGCGCCTGTTGACCGAACTCAAGGGCAAGGTGCCCACCGGCGCCGGTATTGATGCGGGCACGCTGGGGCTGCAGGCCGCGCTGGGTGATGGTGTTGCGCCGGGCGCGATTTCGGATGCGGTTTCGGCGCTGACCAATCTGGGTTATTCGAGCGCGCAGGCATCGGCCGCGCTGGCCCGAATCGTGGCGCGTGAGGGGGAGGGTATCCCCACCGAGAAACTGATCCGGCTAGGATTGCGGGAGCTGAGTAGTTGACTGATCTGACCTCTCCAGCCGCCGGGCGCGACGACAATCTTGATGTGTCGCTGCGTCCCTCGGGCTTTTCCGAGTTTGTCGGTCAGGCTGCAGCGCGTGCCAATCTCGAAGTCTTCATCCAGGCGGCCAAACAGCGTGGCGCAGCGCTGGACCATGTGTTGTTTGTCGGCCCGCCCGGTCTGGGCAAGACGACGCTGGCGCAGATCATTTCCAAGGAATTGGGCGTTGGCTTTCGCGCGACGTCGGGCCCGGTGATTGCCAAGGCTGGCGATCTGGCCGCCCTGCTGACCAATCTCGAAGAACGCGACGTGCTGTTCATCGACGAGATCCACCGGCTCAACCCGGCGATTGAGGAAGTGCTCTATCCCGCGATGGAGGATTTTCAGCTCGATCTGATCATCGGCGAAGGTCCGGCTGCCCGCTCGGTGCGGATTGATCTGGCCAAGTTCACGCTGGTCGGGGCAACGACACGTGCCGGGCTGCTGACCACGCCGCTGCGTGACCGTTTCGGCATCCCGGTGCGGCTCAATTTCTATACGCCTGAGGAACTGGTGCAGATCGTAACGCGCGGCGCGCGTTTGCTGGACATGCCCATGGCGCCTGATGGGGCCATGGAGATTGCCCGCCGGTCGCGCGGAACACCGCGCATTGCCGGGCGGCTGCTGCGCCGGGTGACCGATTTCGCGCTGGTGGACGGATCGGGCGAGATTACCCGAGCCATCGCGGACAAGGCGTTGCTGCGGCTTGATGTGGATGCGCGCGGGCTCGATCAGCTCGATCGGCGCTATCTGACCACGATTGCTGATTTCTATGATGGTGGCCCGGTGGGCATTGAGACCATTGCCGCTGCATTGAGTGAGCCCCGTGACGCCATTGAAGAAATCGTTGAGCCCTATCTGCTGCAGCAAGGGTTCATTCAGCGCACCCCGCGTGGCCGCATGCTGACAGGCGCTGCTTTCCAGCATCTGGGCAAGGTTGTGCCGCAGGGATTTGTTGGCATGCAGTCCAGCCTGTTTGAGGAGCCCGAGGCGTGAGCGTGCATCGCTTCCCGGTCCGTATCTACTACGAGGACACCGATTTTTCGGGCAATGTCTATCATGCGGCCTATTTGAAATTCTTCGAGCGCGGCCGCACTGAGTTTCTGCGTGATGCAGGTATCCATCATTCCGAACTGGCAGCGCAGGGCGTGGCATTTGCAGTCCGCTCGATGGATATCCAGTTCGACGGCGCGGCCCATATCGACGATCTACTGACGGTGACGACCGCTGTTGCCTCCGCCACCGGCGCACGACTCATGCTGACCCAGACCATCATGCGCGCGGACACCGTACTGACGCGGGCCAGCGTGATGGTAGTGGCGATCAAGACAACGGGTGGACCTGCTCGCATGCCGGCTGCGGTGCGCGCGCTGGTGACTCCGGAAAGCTAGGCGCTTCGCCCCGGCGGAATGGCTGATCACATCTCGGTGCTTGTTGCGCGCCGAATCGCTTTGTTAACCAATCCTTGACCATAATTGCGGCAAAGCGAGCTTATGCCCGGCTGCCTATCCACAACGGTCCGGTTTCCGGGCATTTCTCTTAATTTTGACAGATTTCGACCCCATCGCCTGATGGCAGAGGGTCGGGTGCGTGAACCGGGCCAAAAAGGATCACTACATGGAAGCCATGGACGCTGTGGGTGCCGCTGTGCCGCACACCGATTTTTCCATATGGGGCTTGTTCTGGGCTGCCGACTGGATCGTCAAGTCGGTGATGCTGGGATTGCTGGGTGCCTCGATCTGGTGCTGGGCGATCATCATCGACAAGACCATCATCTATCGCCGCACCAATGCCGAGATGAACCGCTTTGAGCGGACATTCTGGTCGGGTCAGTCGCTTGAAGAGCTCTATCAGATGCAGTCCGAGAAGCCATCGGGCGGCATGGGCGCGGTGTTTGTCGCCGCGATGAAGGAGTGGAAGCGCAGCCACGAGCAGAATGCGGCGAGCTTTGTGGGCATGCAGCAGCGCCTGGACAAGGTGCTCGATGTCGCCATTGCCCGCGAGAGCGAAAACCTGGAAAAACGGCTGGGCTTTCTAGCCACTATCGGTTCGGCCGGACCATTTATCGGTCTGTTCGGCACCGTGTGGGGCATCATGAATGCCTTTACCGCCATTGCTGCGTCTTCAAGCACCAATCTGGCTGTGGTCGCCGGGCCGATCGCCGAGGCTCTGTTTGCGACCGCCATTGGTCTGGTCGCGGCTATCCCGGCGGTTATCGCCTACAACAAGCTGAGTTCCGACTCATCCAAGATGGTGGGGCGCCTGGAAGGCTTTGCCGACGAGTTCTCGACCATTCTCAGCCGTCAGCTCGAAGCGCGGAGCCACTAGCATGGGCATGGGCGCAGCAACCAGTGGCGGGGGCGGCGGACGCCGCCGTCGCGGCCGCAAGAAAGCGGTGATGAGCGAAATCAATATTACGCCCATGGTGGACGTGATGCTGGTTCTGCTGATCATCTTCATGGTGGCAGCGCCAATGATGACGGCTGGCGTTCCCATTGACCTGCCGCAGACGGCGGCCAATGAAATGCCCAGTCAGACCCAGCCGGTCACCGTCGCAGTGACGCCGGAGGGGGTGATCTATGTCGACGAGAATGCGGTTGCCGAGGCCGAACTGATCAATACATTGACCGGAATGAACACCAGCCCGGAAGACCGGATCTTCCTGCGCGGCGATACCACGGCTGACTACGGCTCGGTGATGCGCGTAATGGGCATTCTGTCGGCGGCAGGCTATACCAAGATCGGTCTGATCACCGAGCGGGAACCGGGCTAGTCCAGTGCGCATCGGCGTAACCGCATCGATCATCGCCCACATCGTTGTGCTGACCATCGGCCTGATCAATCTGGGTCTGGCAGAGCCATTGATGCCGGCGGTAGAGTCGATCTCGGTCGATCTGGTGCCGGTGGAGGAATACTCCAATATTCGCGCTGGCCAGCTCGACAGCACGATTGTCGATACCCAGACGCCATCAATCGTTGAAGATGATACGCCCGCCGAGATTGCCCAGCCTACGGGCAATACCGAGCAGGACCAGGTGACGCCGTCGCCCGCCGACATACCAACGCCCGCCCCCGTGACCAACACCGCGCCTGCACCCGAAAGCCAGCCCGAACCTGCCCCTGAGCCGGATCCCGCGCCCGAGCCTGCGCCGGCACCTGAGCCTGTTGTTGCCCCCGTGCCAGCAACGCGACCCACGCCTGGTCCAGAGCCAACGCCAGAACCCACTCCTGCGCCTGAGCCGACTCCTGAGCCCGTGCCAGCGCCAACGCCTGAACCAGCGCCAACGCCGGAGCCTGCGCCCGAGCCAACCCCTGAACCTACACCGGATCCCGTGACGCCTGCGGTCGCAGCGCCGGTGCCGGCATCGCGTCCGGCCAATCTGGATCAGAAGCGGCAGCAATTGGCAGCCGCCGAGGCGGAACGGAAGAAAAAGGAAGAAGAAGAGCGCAAACGAGCAGCTGCGGCCCAACAGGCGCAACAACAACAGCCCAAGCCGCAGCTCGATGCCTCACTGGCCGACGATATTTCTGCCATTATCAACAATGATAAGACCACCGGTGGCACCACCGGACAAGGTGGCACGCCGACACTGGGTGACACGACGGGTACCTCTGCCCGTTTGAGTCAGTCGGCCATTGATGGTCTGGTGGCGCGGATCAAGACATGCTGGAACCTGTTGCCCAGCGATATCAATAGTGGGCTCAATGTGCGCCTGATGGTGACCATGAACCCTGATCGGACCGTGGCCGGCACACAGATTATTTCGGCCGATGCCTCTGCGGCAGGTGGCGCGGTGGCCCGCGCAGCGCAGCGTGCGGTGACACAGTGCGGACCCTACGAGATGCTTTCGGCAGACGCTTATGATGAATGGCGGCAGATTGAAGTGGAACTGCGGCCGTGACTTTGAATTGGTACGCTGGGCGCGCAACATGGCGCACCTGCGGCGAGATTGGAGACGATAAATGACATTGCTTACCCGGCGCCTGGCGCTCAAACTTGGCTTGGCCGCTGGCGCGTTGCTGGCCGGCTCTTCGCTCGCCATGGCGCAATTGCGCATTGTGGTGGAGGGGGCCAATTTCCAGCCATTGCCCATCGCCATTCCTGATTTCGCGTCCTCGGACCCCGCCTTTGGTCGGGAAATCGCCGAGATCGTGCGCAACAATCTGCGCCGCTCGGGCCTGTTTCTGCCGCTCGATCCAGCCTCGCTGCCGGTGCAGGTCGGTGACGTCAATGCGACCCCAGATTTTCCGACATGGCGGACTGCCAATGTCGACGCGTTGGTGATGGGTGGCGTTGAGCGCGGGGGCCAGATTTCGTCCTCGGTGCGTGTCTGGGATACCCAGCAGGCTGCGCAGGTGGTGGGCAAGAGCTATAACACCGATGCCAATTCGAGCCGCCGCGTCGCCCATATCATTTCCGACGCGATTTATGAATCGCTGGCCGGTGGCTCGGGCTATTTCGATACGCGGGTGATCTATGTGGCCGAAAGCGGCCCCAAGGCCAATCGTGTGCGGCGTCTGGCAATCATGGATCAGGACGGCGCCAATGTGCAGTATCTGACCGATGGCAGTTCGATGGCGCTGACGCCACGCTTTTCGCCCAATGGCGATATGGTCACCTATATGAATTTCGCGGACGGCAACCCGCAGGTCTATCTGCTGCAATTGTCGACCGGCCGTCAGCAGCGCCTGACCGATGTGGGCGCGATGACCTTTGCGCCGCGCTTCTCGCCTGATGGCGGCACGGTTGCCTTCTCGGTAGAGCAGGGCGGTTCGACCAATATCTATACGACCGGCGTCAATGGCGGGCAGCCGCTGCAACTGACATCGGGTGCGGCCATCGACACCGGCCCGTCCTATTCGCCTGACGGCAGCCGGATCGTGTTCGAAAGCGATCGAGGTGGCTCGCCGCAGATCTACATGATGAGCGCCGGTGG
The DNA window shown above is from Devosia litorisediminis and carries:
- the ruvA gene encoding Holliday junction branch migration protein RuvA; amino-acid sequence: MIGKLKGLIDSFGDDHVLIDCGGVCYEAYCSSRTLQALPCVGEAGVVFIETIVREDMIRLYGFATESEKAWFNLLSTVQGVGARVALSILSVLSPSELSSAIALQDKAMIGRANGVGPKLAVRLLTELKGKVPTGAGIDAGTLGLQAALGDGVAPGAISDAVSALTNLGYSSAQASAALARIVAREGEGIPTEKLIRLGLRELSS
- the ruvB gene encoding Holliday junction branch migration DNA helicase RuvB produces the protein MTDLTSPAAGRDDNLDVSLRPSGFSEFVGQAAARANLEVFIQAAKQRGAALDHVLFVGPPGLGKTTLAQIISKELGVGFRATSGPVIAKAGDLAALLTNLEERDVLFIDEIHRLNPAIEEVLYPAMEDFQLDLIIGEGPAARSVRIDLAKFTLVGATTRAGLLTTPLRDRFGIPVRLNFYTPEELVQIVTRGARLLDMPMAPDGAMEIARRSRGTPRIAGRLLRRVTDFALVDGSGEITRAIADKALLRLDVDARGLDQLDRRYLTTIADFYDGGPVGIETIAAALSEPRDAIEEIVEPYLLQQGFIQRTPRGRMLTGAAFQHLGKVVPQGFVGMQSSLFEEPEA
- the ybgC gene encoding tol-pal system-associated acyl-CoA thioesterase encodes the protein MSVHRFPVRIYYEDTDFSGNVYHAAYLKFFERGRTEFLRDAGIHHSELAAQGVAFAVRSMDIQFDGAAHIDDLLTVTTAVASATGARLMLTQTIMRADTVLTRASVMVVAIKTTGGPARMPAAVRALVTPES
- the tolQ gene encoding protein TolQ; translated protein: MDAVGAAVPHTDFSIWGLFWAADWIVKSVMLGLLGASIWCWAIIIDKTIIYRRTNAEMNRFERTFWSGQSLEELYQMQSEKPSGGMGAVFVAAMKEWKRSHEQNAASFVGMQQRLDKVLDVAIARESENLEKRLGFLATIGSAGPFIGLFGTVWGIMNAFTAIAASSSTNLAVVAGPIAEALFATAIGLVAAIPAVIAYNKLSSDSSKMVGRLEGFADEFSTILSRQLEARSH
- the tolR gene encoding protein TolR yields the protein MGMGAATSGGGGGRRRRGRKKAVMSEINITPMVDVMLVLLIIFMVAAPMMTAGVPIDLPQTAANEMPSQTQPVTVAVTPEGVIYVDENAVAEAELINTLTGMNTSPEDRIFLRGDTTADYGSVMRVMGILSAAGYTKIGLITEREPG
- the tolB gene encoding Tol-Pal system beta propeller repeat protein TolB, whose translation is MTLLTRRLALKLGLAAGALLAGSSLAMAQLRIVVEGANFQPLPIAIPDFASSDPAFGREIAEIVRNNLRRSGLFLPLDPASLPVQVGDVNATPDFPTWRTANVDALVMGGVERGGQISSSVRVWDTQQAAQVVGKSYNTDANSSRRVAHIISDAIYESLAGGSGYFDTRVIYVAESGPKANRVRRLAIMDQDGANVQYLTDGSSMALTPRFSPNGDMVTYMNFADGNPQVYLLQLSTGRQQRLTDVGAMTFAPRFSPDGGTVAFSVEQGGSTNIYTTGVNGGQPLQLTSGAAIDTGPSYSPDGSRIVFESDRGGSPQIYMMSAGGGNAQRISFGQGSYSTPVWSPKGDLIAFTRQSGGQFNIGIMNSDGSGERMLYSSFHAEGPSWAPNGRVIMFFQDPGGNDGPKLMSVDIWGRNLLTVPTESYASDPSWSELRG